The genomic stretch CGGCAAAGTCGGGATCGTTCTTTTCCTCGCCGGGATAAAAGCGGATGTTTTCCAGCAGCAGCACATCTGCACCGTCGATTTCGTCGGTGCCGGCCTCTGCCGCCTCAAGTGTTTCGATCAGACGCACTTTGCGCCCCAGCGCCGCAGTCAGGGCAGGGACAACGACCCGCAGGCTCAGGTCCAGCGCCACCTTGCCCTTGGGGCGGCCAAAGTGAGCGATCAGCACCGGAGTGCCACCCTGATCCAGAATATATTGCACCGTGGGCACGATCCGTTCGATCCGGGTGGCATCGGTCACATGGCCGTTTTCCACCGGCACGTTGATATCCACACGGCACAGCACGCGTTTGCCGTTCAGGTCCATGTCGTCGAGTGTTTTCCAGGCCATCGTCTTCAATTCCTTGATCCAATCCGTTGGGCGGTGTTTCGCGGCATTTTTCCCTCAGGTCAATGCAGCGGCTTGGCAAAAGCGGGCCCGCACCTTAGGTATCCTCGCAATATCAGACAGAGGAGCCGACAATGGCCGAGATCAAAGACCCGGAAAACACCATCCTGATGGAGCTGAAAGGCGGCACCGTCACCATCCAGCTGCTGCCCGACCTGGCACCCAAGCACGTTGAGCGCATGAAAGAGCTGGCCCGCGCCGGTGAGTATGACAATGTTGCGTTCCACCGCGTCATCGACGGCTTTATGGCCCAGACCGGCGACGTGCAGAACGGCGACATGGAAGACGGCTTTAACCTGCGTGCCGCCGGCACCGGAGGCTCGTCGCTGCCCGACCTGCCTGCCGAGTTCTCCAAGGTGCCGCACGCGCGCGGGTCGATTGGTGCGGCCCGTTCGGCCAACCCCAACAGTGCCAACAGCCAGTTCTTCATCAACTTCAAGGACAATGATTTCCTGAACGGTCAGTACACCGTTTACGGTCAGGTCATTTCCGGCATGGAACATGTCGATGCGATCACCCGTGGCGAGCCGCCCGCGCAGCCCGACCGTATGATCAGCGTCAAGGTTGCCGCAGATGTTGCGTAAGCTGTTGATCCCTCTTGCCTTTGTGGCCAGCCCCGCGCTGGCCACCGGTCTGGCCATCGAGGTCGAGGGCGAAACCGCCAAGGGCACGATCCAGATTGATCTGCTTGAGGATGTGGCACCCGAACATGTGGCGCGCATCACCGAACTGGCCCGCGAGGGGGCCTATGACGGCGTGGTGTTCCACCGCGTCATCGACGGCTTCATGGCCCAGACAGGTGACGTCCAGTTCGGCAAGTCCGGCGGTGACACGTCCCGTGCGGGCATGGGCGGATCGGACAAACCCGACCTGGCGCAAGAGTTCTCGGACATCCCTTACGAGCGCGGCGTTGTCGGCATGGCCCGTTCGCAAAGCGTGGACAGCGCCAACAGCCAGTTCTTCATCATGTTTACCGAGTACCCCTCGTTGAACGGCCAGTACACCGTCGTGGGCCGCGTGACGGAAGGTCTGGACGTGCTGGACAGCCTGAAGCGGGGCGATGCGCGTTCCGGTGCCATTGACGGGCAACAGGACGTTATGAAGTCGGTGACAGTGACCGAGTGATCGGTTCTGAACGGTTTTTCGACAGGCCCGTGCAGTGATCTGCGCGGGCCTGTTGTGTTTCGGGGCGCAGACGTGCGAGGCCGTATGGCTTTACCTCGGGCATGTCCTTTGACACTGCTTGGCCCAAGCAGATTCGGAGAGCAGGTAAAATGCACAACGTCGCGCGTCTGATACGGGGGCTGGGTCCGGCATTGCCCGTGGCCCATCCGGCCGAGGCCTTGCGCGCCGGTATCGGTGCCTGTGTCGGGCTGGCCGTGGTGGGGCTGTTTATTCTGTCGCCTTTGGTCGATTTTCGGCTGGGCCTGTACCTGATCGCCCCGTTCGGAGCCAGTGCAGTGCTGCTGTTCGCTGTGCCCAACGCGCCGTTGGCGCAGCCCTGGTCGGCCGTGGTGGGCAACACGGTGGCGGCGCTGATCGGTGTGGGGGTCTGTATGACGGTCCCAGACCCCGCGCTGCGTATCGCATTGGCGGTGGGGCTGGCCATCGCAGCGATGATCTTGTGCCGCGCGGTGCATCCGCCTGCCGGTGCCGTGGCAATGACCGCCGCGATGAGCCCCGATGCCGTGGCCCATCTGGGCTTTTGGTTCGCGCTGGCCCCTGTGGCGGTGGGCACGGTCGCGCTGGTGGTGCTGGCGATGATCTATGCGCGCCTGACGGGGCGGCGCTATCCGTTCCGCCACTTTGACGAACGCAATGCTGTTGGCACTTCGGACCCTGCGCCGATGCAACGTCTGGGGCTGAGCGAGGAGGAGTTGACCGACCTGCTGGACCGTTACCGCCAGTCGTTCAACATGGGGGTCGAGGATCTGGCCCGCCTGATCGGGGCCGCCGAATTGCAGGCGGCCAGCCATCGCACCGGCCCGCTGACCGCCGCCGATGTAATGTCGCGCGACCTGATTACGGTGACGGCTGAAACGCCGGTGGCACAGGTGGCCGACCTGTTCCGGCGGCACAAATGCACCTCGTTGCCCGTGGTCGGCCCCGAAGACCGGTTTCTGGGGGTGATCTTTCAGATGCATCTGATCGAGCGCGCCCGCGATGATGCGCTGCGGCTGAACCGTGGTTTTGGCGCGTCGATGGCGCGGATGCTGGACCGCAGCCGTGATCGACCGCCCCAGGCGCACGAGATCATGGGCGTTGCTGGGCCACGCGCCACACCGACCACGCCGATCGCTGCGCTGTTGCCGTTGATGGCCGAGGGCGCGGTAGACGCGGTGCCAGTGCTGGCGCGGGGTCGGCTGCTGGGCATCGTGACCCGCACCGATCTGATCGCGGCGCTGGCCAAGGCCAGCCTGCAACAGCCCGTGGCGGGCTAGGGCTGTGCGGTGAACGGCGATCCGTCGGTGCGTGTGTTGGTCGATCCGATTCTGTTGTACTGCGGGAAGCGGACCGTCGCGCAGATCGCAGCGAAGGACGGCTATGAGCCCATGGTGACTTAACCACACAGGGCGGCGCCTGACCGCGGGTGGGCATCGCGACGTCAGTGGCCGCCACTTTATTTCTCGTCTTTGGCGTGGGGATGAAGAGGTGAAACACGGTGAGGAAGCGCCCGCCCATGGGGCGGTCGGGCGCTGCCCGGCGGCACTGCGTGCCTTGTCTCAGACTTTCCGTGGCTCTTCTGCGAAGGTGGAGCCGGTGCCAGCCACCTTTTGGATCGCAGGCACCGGCGACGGGTGGATCGTCTGCGGCCAGGTCTTCGAGGACCGTAATCAAGTGAGATCGCCCGTCGTCTTCGCATGAGGCCTGAACGGATACGCAGCAGCTCACAGGCTCTGCACGACAAGCAAAGGACATGACGAAGATGATCAACGATACCATCGGCATCGACATCTCGAAAGCGCATCTTGACGCGCACCGGCTCAGCACCGCAACCCACGCCCGGTTCGACAATACCGCGACAGGCCTGCGCGCCTTCGAGCGCTGGTTGGGGCAGACAACGCCGGAGCGCGTGGTCTTCGAGCCCACCGGCCCCTACCACCGACGCCTCGAGAGCCATTTCTCAGGCCGCCTGCCGCTCGTCAAGGTGAACCCGCTGCAGGCCCGCCGCTTCGCGCAGGCCCACGGCACACGCGCTAAGACCGACGCGGTCGATGCCCGCATGCTCGCGCTCATGGGGCGCGCGCTGGAGCTGGTTCCGGACCAGCCAACCGACCCCAAACAGCGTGAAATCAAGGAGTTGCATGTCGCCCGCACCGGGCTGGTGCGGGATCGTACCGCGCTGATGAACCGCCTTGGCACGCAACAGCTCGACGTGACCCGCCGCCTGACCCGGGCACGCCTGCGTCAGGTCAACCACCAGATCGACAGGCTTAACGCCGAAATCGAACGGCGAAACCGCGATTGCCCGGAACGCGCCAGGGCAATCGGCATTCTCACCTCGATCCCCGGGATCGGTGCCATCACCGCACGGGCGCTGCTCAGCGAATGCCCCGAGATCGGCACTCTGGGGTCAAAGCAGATCGCGGCGCTCGCAGGTCTCGCGCCGATCACGTGTCAGTCCGGTCAGTGGAGCGGAAAGGCCCACATCCAGGGCGGGCGCAGGCTCCTGCGCGAGAGCCTGTTCATGCCCGCCCTCGTCGCCATGAAGCGAAACCCCGATCTGAGCCAGAAATACGATGCCCTCAGAGCCGCCGGAAAACCCCACAAGGTCGCGCTCGCCGTCCTCATGCGAAAACTCCTGATCCTCGCAAACACTCTCATAAGCGAAAACAGAGAATGGACACCAAAACACCCTTGACCAAGACGGATACTTGATTCCGGGCTTGGTGGGTGGGGTTGGCGTCTGAGCGCGTTGCGACGGGTGGCTCATCGAGCCTTGACCTTCAGGCTTTGGTGAATTGCCACAAAGTCCCGCGCTCCCGACCTTTGCGGCGACTGCGCCGAAGGTCCGCTTTGATGCGTTTCGCACGTCCCAACGAAAACGGGCGTCGCGGCAATGCCGGACGCCCGTTTCTCAATCTTTAACGCCGGCCTTAGCTTTGCGGCTGACCTTGTGGCTTGGGCGCAGGCGCGGCGGCGGGGGCCGCTTTGGATGCGCCCGGGTTCAGCGGGTCGTCCTGACGCTGCACGGACCCTTCGAAGTGCGCACCGCTTTCGATGGCGATGGTCTTGTGGATGATGTCGCCCTCGACCCGTGCGGTCGATGTCAGGCGCACCTTCAGGCCACGCACGCGGCCAACGATACGGCCGTTGATCACCACGTCATCGGCGGTCACTTCGCCTTTGATGGTTGCGGTTTCACCGATGGTCAGCAGGTGGGCGCGAATGTCGCCCTCGACGGTGCCTTCGACCTGGATGTCACCAGTTGTCTTGAGGTTGCCGGTGATGTGCAGGTCGGACGACAGAACCGACGCAGGCGGCTTTGCCTTGGGTGC from Pseudosulfitobacter sp. DSM 107133 encodes the following:
- a CDS encoding peptidylprolyl isomerase, which translates into the protein MAEIKDPENTILMELKGGTVTIQLLPDLAPKHVERMKELARAGEYDNVAFHRVIDGFMAQTGDVQNGDMEDGFNLRAAGTGGSSLPDLPAEFSKVPHARGSIGAARSANPNSANSQFFINFKDNDFLNGQYTVYGQVISGMEHVDAITRGEPPAQPDRMISVKVAADVA
- a CDS encoding peptidylprolyl isomerase, whose amino-acid sequence is MLRKLLIPLAFVASPALATGLAIEVEGETAKGTIQIDLLEDVAPEHVARITELAREGAYDGVVFHRVIDGFMAQTGDVQFGKSGGDTSRAGMGGSDKPDLAQEFSDIPYERGVVGMARSQSVDSANSQFFIMFTEYPSLNGQYTVVGRVTEGLDVLDSLKRGDARSGAIDGQQDVMKSVTVTE
- a CDS encoding HPP family protein codes for the protein MHNVARLIRGLGPALPVAHPAEALRAGIGACVGLAVVGLFILSPLVDFRLGLYLIAPFGASAVLLFAVPNAPLAQPWSAVVGNTVAALIGVGVCMTVPDPALRIALAVGLAIAAMILCRAVHPPAGAVAMTAAMSPDAVAHLGFWFALAPVAVGTVALVVLAMIYARLTGRRYPFRHFDERNAVGTSDPAPMQRLGLSEEELTDLLDRYRQSFNMGVEDLARLIGAAELQAASHRTGPLTAADVMSRDLITVTAETPVAQVADLFRRHKCTSLPVVGPEDRFLGVIFQMHLIERARDDALRLNRGFGASMARMLDRSRDRPPQAHEIMGVAGPRATPTTPIAALLPLMAEGAVDAVPVLARGRLLGIVTRTDLIAALAKASLQQPVAG
- a CDS encoding IS110 family transposase; translated protein: MTKMINDTIGIDISKAHLDAHRLSTATHARFDNTATGLRAFERWLGQTTPERVVFEPTGPYHRRLESHFSGRLPLVKVNPLQARRFAQAHGTRAKTDAVDARMLALMGRALELVPDQPTDPKQREIKELHVARTGLVRDRTALMNRLGTQQLDVTRRLTRARLRQVNHQIDRLNAEIERRNRDCPERARAIGILTSIPGIGAITARALLSECPEIGTLGSKQIAALAGLAPITCQSGQWSGKAHIQGGRRLLRESLFMPALVAMKRNPDLSQKYDALRAAGKPHKVALAVLMRKLLILANTLISENREWTPKHP
- a CDS encoding polymer-forming cytoskeletal protein, with amino-acid sequence MFSKSKINEPGPKDDAAKGGAPAAPAQPASAAPKPNEFKASAPKAKPPASVLSSDLHITGNLKTTGDIQVEGTVEGDIRAHLLTIGETATIKGEVTADDVVINGRIVGRVRGLKVRLTSTARVEGDIIHKTIAIESGAHFEGSVQRQDDPLNPGASKAAPAAAPAPKPQGQPQS